In a single window of the Geotrypetes seraphini chromosome 11, aGeoSer1.1, whole genome shotgun sequence genome:
- the SALL4 gene encoding sal-like protein 4 isoform X2, whose translation MKYGPLDCLGNGHCGVSSKRCRTEETNVCEKCCAEFYEPSEFLAHKKNCTKTPPVLIMSDSEGGMPPEEYSRVSPKRLPSNQIEAQNAKDARSKSCSGLELKMEVAKADVASEQTACQKTASPAAPGVSYVPKPKVPDTNVTLQTIQSTKVAVNQHLSDGVSTSATGLGAIPMILEQLVCLQQQQLQQIQLTEQIRIQIAMMAPHALHPTIAAATDPLKALGTHLSQQLSAAVALIGQKAGSQSLSLESLKQGKLPHPAIGIPTIGTVPVGLSSTLLKPEASRGIPNSVSRFPNPLLPQPPTSVIFQNPISAMPLSPAMDPSKKGKGKPPNVVLPDSKPSTEESFFKHKCKFCGKVFGNDSALQIHLRSHTGERPYKCNICGNRFTTKGNLKVHFQRHKDKYPHIRMNPYPVPEHLDNIPTTSGIPYGMSVPLDESNVIVDTKPVVAALPTTAILNLSTISSLKDPLGGSAPKNGQPRPASGSESGSLSIVCHESATKQPSSLPQTSSVGIGGTGGQGSETSKLQQLVENIDKSAADPNECVVCHRVLSCQSSLKMHYRTHTGERPFKCKICGRAFSTKGNLKTHYGVHQANTPLKMQHSCPICQKKFTNAVVLQQHIRMHMGGQIPNTPLPETICEKGDVDPSVADEKKSLNNSFTDENLEDVDMEVDSESQEAPSSCSKPPTPHNEVQTESSAVVLSSVGSLENQMKLTNPLNLHRQSSMKSSETGSTESDGTTNDSLSVAGDQEYQNGRSPAASESTSFQALSPTNSQTESIPSKSPGVSGPDDVGFSIKTECCENASMGLETDGALDLTSGNFGRKIIKEEPGLHFTNGDYGRSSIQATFVRGPPTLVKVEVSAERPMGSAQFIGASSGMTSLLVPPRRTAKQHICTTCGKNFSSASALQIHERTHTGEKPFACTICGRAFTTKGNLKVHVGTHMWNNSARRGRRLSIDGPIALLGNDSNKASEIFAKDMVTPPVTMDSTVWNQYAAVLSNGLAMKTNEISVIQSGGIPPLPVSLGGGSVVSTGTVSKLDGSQSGINQALSEMEKPGTENAPKHQFPHFMEEKNIAVN comes from the exons ATGGCCCTCTGGATTGCCTTGGCAACGGACATTGTGGAGTGAGTTCAAAGAGATGCAGGACAGAGGAGACCAATGTCTGTGAGAAATGCTGTGCAGAGTTTTACGAGCCTTCAGAATTTCTTGCACATAAGAAGAATTGCACTAAAACGCCACCTGTCCTAATCATGAGTGACAgtgaaggagggatgccccctgAGGAGTACTCTCGCGTTTCCCCTAAAAGGCTTCCAAGCAATCAGATAGAAGCCCAGAATGCCAAAGATGCTCGGTCAAAAAGTTGCTCCGGTTTGGAACTAAAAATGGAAGTAGCAAAAGCTGATGTTGCATCAgagcagacagcatgccagaaaACAGCTAGCCCCGCTGCCCCTGGGGTAAGCTATGTACCAAAACCCAAAGTACCGGACACTAATGTGACTTTACAGACTATACAAAGCACAAAAGTAGCTGTGAATCAACATTTGTCTGACGGTGTCTCGACATCGGCAACTGGGCTTGGTGCTATTCCTATGATCCTTGAACAACTTGTCTGTCTGCAGCAGCAACAGCTCCAGCAAATTCAGCTCACCGAGCAAATTCGAATTCAGATAGCCATGATGGCTCCTCATGCCTTGCATCCGACCATCGCAGCTGCCACAGATCCGTTAAAAGCTTTGGGCACTCACTTATCTCAGCAGCTCTCTGCAGCAGTTGCTTTAATTGGTCAGAAAGCAGGAAGCCAAAGCCTATCGCTGGAGTCCTTAAAACAAGGAAAGCTACCTCATCCTGCCATTGGTATTCCAACTATCGGCACCGTGCCTGTAGGTCTGTCTTCCACCTTGCTGAAGCCAGAAGCAAGCCGAGGTATCCCAAACTCTGTCTCTAGATTTCCAAACCCGTTGCTACCTCAACCGCCAACCTCGGTTATCTTCCAGAACCCAATCTCTGCAATGCCTCTGTCGCCGGCAATGGACCCCTCAAAAAAGGGGAAAGGAAAACCTCCCAATGTTGTTCTACCCGATAGCAAACCCAGCACAGAGGAGTCATTTTTCAAACATAAATGCAAGTTTTGCGGGAAAGTGTTTGGTAATGACAGCGCTTTACAAATCCATCTTCGTTCCCATACAGGAGAGAGGCCATACAAGTGTAACATTTGTGGTAACCGGTTTACTACAAAGGGAAACCTTAAAGTGCATTTTCAGCGTCATAAAGACAAGTATCCTCACATTAGAATGAATCCTTATCCTGTGCCTGAGCATCTGGATAATATTCCCACCACTAGTGGCATCCCATACGGAATGTCTGTGCCATTGGATGAGTCAAATGTAATTGTGGACACCAAGCCTGTTGTGGCAGCCCTGCCTACCACAGCAATTTTGAATCTGTCTACTATATCGAGCCTCAAGGATCCCCTCGGTGGTTCAGCGCCAAAAAATGGTCAACCAAGACCAGCTTCAGGAAGTGAAAGTGGATCACTAAGTATAGTCTGTCATGAATCTGCAACCAAGCAACCCTCCAGTTTACCACAGACCAGTAGTGTTGGTATAGGTGGAACAGGTGGGCAGGGGTCTGAGACTTCTAAGCTTCAGCAGCTTGTTGAAAATATTGATAAGTCTGCTGCCGATCCCAATGAATGTGTGGTCTGCCATAGAGTGCTCAGCTGTCAGAGTTCTCTAAAAATGCATTACCGCACTCACACTGGAGAAAGGCCCTTCAAGTGTAAAATCTGTGGCCGTGCTTTCTCAACAAAAGGTAACCTTAAGACTCACTATGGTGTTCACCAGGCAAATACGCCATTAAAAATGCAACATTCGTGCCCCATTTGCCAGAAGAAGTTCACGAATGCAGTGGTATTGCAACAGCATATTCGTATGCATATGGGTGGACAGATCCCCAACACGCCTCTACCAGAAACTATTTGTGAGAAAGGAGATGTTGATCCTTCGGTGGCTGATGAGAAGAAGAGCCTAAATAATAGTTTCACAGATGAGAACCTTGAAGATGTAGATATGGAAGTAGATTCGGAATCTCAGGAAGCACCAAGTAGCTGTTCCAAGCCACCTACTCCACATAACGAGGTTCAGACAGAATCTTCAGCTGTGGTTCTCTCCAGTGTTGGATCTCTAGAAAACCAAATGAAGTTGACAAATCCTCTGAACTTGCACAGACAAAGCAGCATGAAGTCCAGCGAGACTGGCTCTACAGAAAGCGATGGCACGACCAATGATTCTTTATCTGTGGCTGGTGATCAAGAATACCAGAATGGCAGGAGTCCAGCAGCCTCCGAGTCTACCTCTTTTCAGGCCTTATCACCCACTAATAGTCAAACTGAAAGCATTCCATCCAAGTCTCCAGGGGTCAGTGGTCCAGATGATGTTGGATTTTCCATCAAAACGGAGTGCTGTGAAAATGCCTCCATGGGCCTAGAAACTGATGGTGCTCTAGATCTAACTTCAGGAAATTTTGGTAGAAAGATCATCAAAGAAGAACCCGGCTTGCATTTTACAAATGGAGATTATG GTAGAAGCAGTATCCAAGCCACTTTTGTCAGAGGTCCACCAACGCTCGTGAAAGTGGAAGTGTCTGCAGAGCGTCCCATGGGCTCGGCACAGTTCATTGGTGCATCGTCTGGGATGACATCCCTTTTGGTACCTCCCCGTCGCACTGCCAAGCAGCACATCTGTACCACGTGTGGGAAGAACTTTTCCTCGGCGAGCGCCCTTCAGATCCACGAAAGAACACACACGGGTGAAAAGCCATTTGCTTGCACTATATGTGGGAGAGCATTTACAACGAAAGGAAACCTAAAG GTTCACGTTGGAACTCATATGTGGAACAATTCTGCCAGACGTGGCAGGAGACTGTCGATCGATGGTCCCATAGCGCTTCTGGGGAATGATTCCAACAAAGCATCTGAAATCTTTGCTAAAGATATGGTGACTCCCCCTGTGACCATGGATTCCACAGTATGGAACCAGTATGCAGCAGTGCTTAGCAATGGGCTGGCCATGAAAACGAACGAAATTTCGGTCATTCAGAGTGGTGGCATACCACCTTTGCCGGTCAGCCTTGGTGGAGGCTCTGTAGTGAGTACAGGCACAGTCTCGAAGTTAGATGGTTCCCAGTCTGGGATAAATCAGGCGCTATCTGAAATGGAAAAGCCTGGTACAGAAAATGCCCCAAAGCACCAATTTCCTCATTTTATGGAAGAAAAAAACATTGCAGTCAACTAA
- the SALL4 gene encoding sal-like protein 4 isoform X1: MSRRKQANPQHLHSEEPLLGASDGPLDCLGNGHCGVSSKRCRTEETNVCEKCCAEFYEPSEFLAHKKNCTKTPPVLIMSDSEGGMPPEEYSRVSPKRLPSNQIEAQNAKDARSKSCSGLELKMEVAKADVASEQTACQKTASPAAPGVSYVPKPKVPDTNVTLQTIQSTKVAVNQHLSDGVSTSATGLGAIPMILEQLVCLQQQQLQQIQLTEQIRIQIAMMAPHALHPTIAAATDPLKALGTHLSQQLSAAVALIGQKAGSQSLSLESLKQGKLPHPAIGIPTIGTVPVGLSSTLLKPEASRGIPNSVSRFPNPLLPQPPTSVIFQNPISAMPLSPAMDPSKKGKGKPPNVVLPDSKPSTEESFFKHKCKFCGKVFGNDSALQIHLRSHTGERPYKCNICGNRFTTKGNLKVHFQRHKDKYPHIRMNPYPVPEHLDNIPTTSGIPYGMSVPLDESNVIVDTKPVVAALPTTAILNLSTISSLKDPLGGSAPKNGQPRPASGSESGSLSIVCHESATKQPSSLPQTSSVGIGGTGGQGSETSKLQQLVENIDKSAADPNECVVCHRVLSCQSSLKMHYRTHTGERPFKCKICGRAFSTKGNLKTHYGVHQANTPLKMQHSCPICQKKFTNAVVLQQHIRMHMGGQIPNTPLPETICEKGDVDPSVADEKKSLNNSFTDENLEDVDMEVDSESQEAPSSCSKPPTPHNEVQTESSAVVLSSVGSLENQMKLTNPLNLHRQSSMKSSETGSTESDGTTNDSLSVAGDQEYQNGRSPAASESTSFQALSPTNSQTESIPSKSPGVSGPDDVGFSIKTECCENASMGLETDGALDLTSGNFGRKIIKEEPGLHFTNGDYGRSSIQATFVRGPPTLVKVEVSAERPMGSAQFIGASSGMTSLLVPPRRTAKQHICTTCGKNFSSASALQIHERTHTGEKPFACTICGRAFTTKGNLKVHVGTHMWNNSARRGRRLSIDGPIALLGNDSNKASEIFAKDMVTPPVTMDSTVWNQYAAVLSNGLAMKTNEISVIQSGGIPPLPVSLGGGSVVSTGTVSKLDGSQSGINQALSEMEKPGTENAPKHQFPHFMEEKNIAVN; encoded by the exons ATGGCCCTCTGGATTGCCTTGGCAACGGACATTGTGGAGTGAGTTCAAAGAGATGCAGGACAGAGGAGACCAATGTCTGTGAGAAATGCTGTGCAGAGTTTTACGAGCCTTCAGAATTTCTTGCACATAAGAAGAATTGCACTAAAACGCCACCTGTCCTAATCATGAGTGACAgtgaaggagggatgccccctgAGGAGTACTCTCGCGTTTCCCCTAAAAGGCTTCCAAGCAATCAGATAGAAGCCCAGAATGCCAAAGATGCTCGGTCAAAAAGTTGCTCCGGTTTGGAACTAAAAATGGAAGTAGCAAAAGCTGATGTTGCATCAgagcagacagcatgccagaaaACAGCTAGCCCCGCTGCCCCTGGGGTAAGCTATGTACCAAAACCCAAAGTACCGGACACTAATGTGACTTTACAGACTATACAAAGCACAAAAGTAGCTGTGAATCAACATTTGTCTGACGGTGTCTCGACATCGGCAACTGGGCTTGGTGCTATTCCTATGATCCTTGAACAACTTGTCTGTCTGCAGCAGCAACAGCTCCAGCAAATTCAGCTCACCGAGCAAATTCGAATTCAGATAGCCATGATGGCTCCTCATGCCTTGCATCCGACCATCGCAGCTGCCACAGATCCGTTAAAAGCTTTGGGCACTCACTTATCTCAGCAGCTCTCTGCAGCAGTTGCTTTAATTGGTCAGAAAGCAGGAAGCCAAAGCCTATCGCTGGAGTCCTTAAAACAAGGAAAGCTACCTCATCCTGCCATTGGTATTCCAACTATCGGCACCGTGCCTGTAGGTCTGTCTTCCACCTTGCTGAAGCCAGAAGCAAGCCGAGGTATCCCAAACTCTGTCTCTAGATTTCCAAACCCGTTGCTACCTCAACCGCCAACCTCGGTTATCTTCCAGAACCCAATCTCTGCAATGCCTCTGTCGCCGGCAATGGACCCCTCAAAAAAGGGGAAAGGAAAACCTCCCAATGTTGTTCTACCCGATAGCAAACCCAGCACAGAGGAGTCATTTTTCAAACATAAATGCAAGTTTTGCGGGAAAGTGTTTGGTAATGACAGCGCTTTACAAATCCATCTTCGTTCCCATACAGGAGAGAGGCCATACAAGTGTAACATTTGTGGTAACCGGTTTACTACAAAGGGAAACCTTAAAGTGCATTTTCAGCGTCATAAAGACAAGTATCCTCACATTAGAATGAATCCTTATCCTGTGCCTGAGCATCTGGATAATATTCCCACCACTAGTGGCATCCCATACGGAATGTCTGTGCCATTGGATGAGTCAAATGTAATTGTGGACACCAAGCCTGTTGTGGCAGCCCTGCCTACCACAGCAATTTTGAATCTGTCTACTATATCGAGCCTCAAGGATCCCCTCGGTGGTTCAGCGCCAAAAAATGGTCAACCAAGACCAGCTTCAGGAAGTGAAAGTGGATCACTAAGTATAGTCTGTCATGAATCTGCAACCAAGCAACCCTCCAGTTTACCACAGACCAGTAGTGTTGGTATAGGTGGAACAGGTGGGCAGGGGTCTGAGACTTCTAAGCTTCAGCAGCTTGTTGAAAATATTGATAAGTCTGCTGCCGATCCCAATGAATGTGTGGTCTGCCATAGAGTGCTCAGCTGTCAGAGTTCTCTAAAAATGCATTACCGCACTCACACTGGAGAAAGGCCCTTCAAGTGTAAAATCTGTGGCCGTGCTTTCTCAACAAAAGGTAACCTTAAGACTCACTATGGTGTTCACCAGGCAAATACGCCATTAAAAATGCAACATTCGTGCCCCATTTGCCAGAAGAAGTTCACGAATGCAGTGGTATTGCAACAGCATATTCGTATGCATATGGGTGGACAGATCCCCAACACGCCTCTACCAGAAACTATTTGTGAGAAAGGAGATGTTGATCCTTCGGTGGCTGATGAGAAGAAGAGCCTAAATAATAGTTTCACAGATGAGAACCTTGAAGATGTAGATATGGAAGTAGATTCGGAATCTCAGGAAGCACCAAGTAGCTGTTCCAAGCCACCTACTCCACATAACGAGGTTCAGACAGAATCTTCAGCTGTGGTTCTCTCCAGTGTTGGATCTCTAGAAAACCAAATGAAGTTGACAAATCCTCTGAACTTGCACAGACAAAGCAGCATGAAGTCCAGCGAGACTGGCTCTACAGAAAGCGATGGCACGACCAATGATTCTTTATCTGTGGCTGGTGATCAAGAATACCAGAATGGCAGGAGTCCAGCAGCCTCCGAGTCTACCTCTTTTCAGGCCTTATCACCCACTAATAGTCAAACTGAAAGCATTCCATCCAAGTCTCCAGGGGTCAGTGGTCCAGATGATGTTGGATTTTCCATCAAAACGGAGTGCTGTGAAAATGCCTCCATGGGCCTAGAAACTGATGGTGCTCTAGATCTAACTTCAGGAAATTTTGGTAGAAAGATCATCAAAGAAGAACCCGGCTTGCATTTTACAAATGGAGATTATG GTAGAAGCAGTATCCAAGCCACTTTTGTCAGAGGTCCACCAACGCTCGTGAAAGTGGAAGTGTCTGCAGAGCGTCCCATGGGCTCGGCACAGTTCATTGGTGCATCGTCTGGGATGACATCCCTTTTGGTACCTCCCCGTCGCACTGCCAAGCAGCACATCTGTACCACGTGTGGGAAGAACTTTTCCTCGGCGAGCGCCCTTCAGATCCACGAAAGAACACACACGGGTGAAAAGCCATTTGCTTGCACTATATGTGGGAGAGCATTTACAACGAAAGGAAACCTAAAG GTTCACGTTGGAACTCATATGTGGAACAATTCTGCCAGACGTGGCAGGAGACTGTCGATCGATGGTCCCATAGCGCTTCTGGGGAATGATTCCAACAAAGCATCTGAAATCTTTGCTAAAGATATGGTGACTCCCCCTGTGACCATGGATTCCACAGTATGGAACCAGTATGCAGCAGTGCTTAGCAATGGGCTGGCCATGAAAACGAACGAAATTTCGGTCATTCAGAGTGGTGGCATACCACCTTTGCCGGTCAGCCTTGGTGGAGGCTCTGTAGTGAGTACAGGCACAGTCTCGAAGTTAGATGGTTCCCAGTCTGGGATAAATCAGGCGCTATCTGAAATGGAAAAGCCTGGTACAGAAAATGCCCCAAAGCACCAATTTCCTCATTTTATGGAAGAAAAAAACATTGCAGTCAACTAA